CTACTGTCCTTTTGGTACTTGCAATATGCCTTGTGGCCATCGTTAGACCATTCATTTTGCACAAGTCGAGTTCGGAGAGCAAAAAAACAAAATGAAGCAGTGATCCGGAAATCACCTAATCATCCATCATCGATACAAGaaacattcgaacaaggtttactCGACGTAGAATTCTGGAGAGAGGTAAGAAGAGCAGGACCAACAGGTTCGGTGAGATCAAATGCAGACTCTCTTGGGATGTGAACACAGGCATGCAAGTCAACCAGGTTGACCCAGTCTATCTTCTCCATCCATCTTATGTATTGCTTGCTTATCAGTGAAGCTACATCGAAAGCTCGACTTCCTTCTTTGCGAGCTCACAAAGGCGCTTTCTTTTATCTATCTTTCGAGGGAATACAAAGAAAGGCACAAGCTCTGGAATTGCTAATCTGTTCTCTCTCGAGAAAGGAATCTTAGTGATGGAAAAGTCCCTGGAGACGTGTGCAAACCAAATTCACTTCTGCACGGGATGCATACGGTCTTCAATTTGCATGACAACAATCTAATTAAGTTGATGGAGTTGCCAGCAAGAGCGTCTTGGCCCACAGTGCTAGAAGAGATCCCTCGACACCAAGCTGTCTCCGGTAAGCTGTAAGCTGATGGGAAAAGGAGGACACTGGGAAGATGAACCTCGaggccacagagagagagagagagagagagagagagtgattgaTTCCTAGAAAGGACGGGAGGAAGACTTTGTAACATTAAATGCAacaaaatttggaatgcagatccaTGACTCTCGTGGGAATCATAACCCTTACATATCACATTGGATCTCGAGATTGTCAGCTCCTTGGTAACTGTATTCGCTTGatgggaaaaagaagaagaagaagtgcatATCCAACAGTAATCATCTCCATCTCCATAATTTGGATCCTGAGAACACAATCATGAGGTATATTTTATTTATGCTTCTGAATGTGTTGGAGCTGTCATGAAATAATTCCTTTGCTGTATTTTGTTTTAGGTAGACTGGAATCTGATTGATTCTCCCACCAACATCTTCATAATTCCCTCAGAAAATGTTTAGAatataccttcttcttcttcttcttcttcttcttcttcataattgatacaacAGTTGGGAGTGAGACCGATGCAAATATTATCTGATCATATCGCGGTTGTCATGTCCGTCCATAGCCATACTGAGAGCATTACCAACGTCGACACCACACTAGCGGGGAGTAAAAcgaacatataaataaataaaatggctGAAGAAACCGATAATAAAACGGGGTGTGATTGGAAAGTTGCAGGATAGCTCAAGTTAAAAAGAACTCATGGAAGCTCCATGTGGAGTGGAGGCCATGAAAGCTGGACCAGCGTAATCATACCAAGAACAAGTCAGCAGGCAGGGAAGTGGGTGGGGGATGAAGAACGACGGGAAGACATCGACATTGCACCCCCTTATGGAAGCACAGGATTCACTCTCCCCTCTTGATTGGTTTCTGACACACTTCACATGCCAATCCATGAATCTAAACTCCATCAACAGGATCTTGCGATGGCTCATTTGACTTCGACTCTTACACTGGGCGATAAACTAGTCATGGTGGTGTAAAATTTGCAGCTCTCGAACTTGCAGAATCATGTGCTTTGTCTTACatgactgctgctgctgctgctgtgactTTAGGGATGAGAATGATTTGTATTATAAGACTCAGCCTTGTGGTCCATGTCAGAGTTGTTGGATTTACTGTGAATGCAAGGTGGCAATTGCCCCATGTatctgccaaaagacaacgggggttccatcatatatatatatatatatatatatatataaccagcaCAGAAATATATCATCTTATTTTGCTTCAGGAAGGTTACTTCATGTGGAAATCACCACATTTCCACGCATACTATGTTTTCATACCTCAGAAGCTGATTGCAGGTGCAAGTGGGGTCGACGCTTCCATGTAGACGACGTATACACGCTGCATCGAATGATGATACGGATACAGAGCCGAAAGACATGCTGGAAAAAAAAGGTGATGTTGATAGGATGAGATAGATAAAGAATGGGGATGCATGACCACATGGATGAAGGGATCACATGGGCTGACACACAGGGCAGGACCAACTAGCTCAGCCTAATCATACCAAGCATGTTCCGAGAAATAACAAGGCATTGGCACAACTATGAGTGCCACATGATGTATCTGTTTTATATGAAACTTCACCCACCATGAGATCATGTGGCCATGGTGTGTCAGAGTTATGGTCTTGTGGCCAGCTTGGTGGGATCAGTCCGAGTTTTAATCATCAAGCAGTGAAAACCAGAGTAGGTGCAGGTAATATGattgcaatgcacatgatgtacacataacagagagagagagagagagagagagagagagagagagagagaagaaagagaccAACTTTGGAATGGGAAAAGCAAATGAGCTGTGTCTGAGAAGTCTTTCTTCTAGTCGGTTCACAAATGAGAAGAAGAGATAGAGGTGAACAACAAAAACTGCATGCTATGAGTATCTCTAACAAGAGGTCTTTCTTCTAAACGAGGAACTGATGCTAACTGATAGATATGACAGTATGAGTTTACATAAGTTTTGTTCGATCATGGTGTTACAGTAGATCATGAGTTTGAATTCACAAGAGATCATAACTTTCGACTCGAAAGTTGTGAGTTGCTGAAATTTACAGGTGAAGAAGCTTCATTCTCAGATAAGAACTTGGATTCTCCATGAAAAGTGGTATCAAAAGCATGAAAGATTCTCCATGAATCCTGGGATTTTCCATGTTCTAAGGTTTGCTTAGTGGGAGGGCGAGTAAGAACTTTTTGAACTTTCATTCACAACCCGGTCAACTTGGATACTCGTACAACTAAAAATGTAGTCGATCGATCTTAAAATTGGATGAAAAAAGTGTGAGCTTTTAGTTGATGCTAACATCCTACTCTACCATCTCCTCTCTACACCACTGGAGGTGACAATTAATAATAATGCACAAGCCTTTGCTTCAGCAAACAACAAACATCAAGCTAAGTAATGTGCAATACAAAGAAGACATCAAGCAGTGGAAATTTTGGCTATCTTTACACTAAGCATGTGATAGCATCAAATAATTTAGGCCTTCAGCAAGTAAGTGGCAAGTGCTGGTGCCATTCACACTATACACCAAGAGATCACATTTGGGTGATTTGTGAGACTAAACCATACAAAAATACCAAATGGTGTCAGCTTATCTTTGGATTCATCAAAACAGAGGCAAAAAGACTCATGTGATCCAACATTAATGTTTGCAAGGGAAACTCTAAGCTGGCATTCTTTGGGAAGACTTGAACTAAAAGGTTTTGTCCATGTAATAATAAACAAGGCCTCTGTTGAGACATCACTGCTGAGATGAATCTACAAAAGACACTCATGTCATGCTATTTTAGTTACTCCTTTTTATCTGGAGCAATTTTTCACATGATGGCAGAAATTCCTCATAAGGTTTGTGGTTGATGATGGGGAATGTGATTGGCCACTTCATATTTCCATCCACAATAATCTATTGGGCCATGTTGCCCCCTCAAGTTGAGACCCAACATTATCCTTCACCCTTTGAGATGTCCATCAGTGTGTAGTCTCTTAATGCAGCATAGGGTGGTCCTTTGCAATGAGAATGATCAAGCTCCAACAAAGCCTTCACTGTAGATGATGGCCCTGATAGATACCAAGTGCTCATCTCAGACAGCAATTGCTACCACAAGAACAAATACTGCTAGGGTTTCCTTTACTGAACAACATTTCTGAAACCATGGAGGCACTCTTGTTGAGCATCCAATAACTGCCAATAAGACAAAAAGAAATATTGGGACATGGCAATTCTTAGAACCTTACTACATAACAAGGAGACACTTGATCGTGATTAATGAAGTTACAGCACATGAAACATCTTACAACTACTACAAAGACAGAATCTTCCCAGCATCACCAGTAAGAAACTTGAGATATATGACATCCTTGCCTACTTTACTCAACAAAAGTACATACTACAAAACATACTGGCCACAGACTATACAACCAATCAGAGACCAATTACTGTGCTTCTTAAAGAATGGTTGAAGTAGTACAGTAACAGAGCACGAGCACCAGTACAAGCATTCAAGGTTTTCAGGAAACAGATTCACCGATTTGAAGATTAAAATTTTGGTAACAAATACCAAGCTGGCAAAGGAAACAATGAATGCTAATAAGCACCATGCTTTACAGAACATTGCTCGATAACAAGTGTTTGTCGAGCAATGCTTAGGATAAGGAAATGCTAGCAAGTTAGGACAGGAAAGCCCGAAATGAACTCCTGGTTGATGCTGAAACTTCTTTTGCACTTCAAACAAACATCACAAAATGATACTTGCAGAGTTAACAGTATCGAAACAACACTGTAGCACTGCATAATCTGATACAATCTTGCGGCCGCGTACTGTGTTTTTACAACAGTGTGGACAATGTTACAATTTTCTCAACCGACAAATCAAACAACAGCCTAAAAAATGGCttctattattttaaaaaacaacAAATGAAAGTCAAAATACCTGAAGAATTCTCAAGTAGACAAGTTGTCATTTAAGCAAAATAGCCTGGGACCATTGTCTAAGAACAAGATAATCGTTTCACTCGTAGGCCCTCTAAGCTATAGCATAAGAAGTATATTTATGAGACATCCCCTTCAGGAGGTTAGAGATGAAGATTGTTGAATTCGATCAATTATCCTAAGGTAGAATTTCCATGATGGATTACTGTCTGCTATTGCTTTCTGACCAAAAGGATGATCTTGAACATAGAGTTGAACATCATGACACACTGCCAACCCTTCCAAATAAACACGAAGATTTCCTCCTGGCCCTGCATAAGATAAAACAACAGGATATGCATAATCCAATAAAACAGAGAATGGAAAGCTAAACATAACCGGAAGACTTACCTAAGGAGTTGTCTTTTTTTTCGGTGAATCTATATGGATACGGAAAAATAGCTGTGTGTGGCTACAGAACATAAATAGTCATTTCTTAGATGAACTTAAAGATGTAGCGAAAAGCAATTGTTCATTTTATAAGACTAATTGTAGAGAACAAGTATGCATACTTACAGGGTTGCAAATGGCTTTATAAGGAGAATCATCTACAAGCAATGTGTTTGATGGTGAGTATTCTCCCTTTTCCCATGGAAGATCATGATCCTCTTTGTTCCACAATTTCTTTAGTTCCTTAAGAACCAGTGGCTTATGCATGTTCTCAATGGTTCTATACCCAGTATCAGTGCATTTTGATTGGTCCTGAGCAGACACACATCAAAAGGAAACTGCTTTTAAAAATTTAATCTACTAGGAATTATGCAACAGCTGTAGCAATCATCACACAATAATAAGCGTCGAAAAGCAAAGAGAAACTACCAATGTGAAGAAACCATTAAGAAATCAATTTAAGATTCAACTTAATAATGAAATTGACTTTGGAACTTCCATTCAGCAAAAAATAATACAACCTCCAAATTATTAGCCTGGCTGCGAGGCAAACCACCTGATGAAGGAGAGAGAAATCATGCAAGGATCCCACCAACTTTTGTACCATGGTCCCAGCATATATTTTGGCTGAGGAAGAATTACGTATCTCAAATGTTGGTACTATGGCCTTACAACTTTGGCATTctgaacataattttttttattaattctaGAAAGCCAATTAAAGATCATGAAATGAGAGAACAGATTATACCCTTCAACAGTTTAGAAGTCTTAAATAAGCTTCATCCTGAATGACCATGAGAGAAATAAGACTTTCAATTATTTTAGACACCTTAATTTTTTTCATCAATAGTACATGAACTTAAAAGTGGATCAAGAAACTTGCTACTTACTGGTTCTCTCAAAAATACCACTCATGATACAAAGAATATCTAATTATCTCAAAAGAAAGCAAATGCCAGGTAAGCCTTTGACCCTACAAGTGAAGGTAATGGCTTCCCTAAGAAGGACAGAGAGATAAATTAAAAAACTCTTCCTGGTTTAATTAAATTGCAATGAAGTTGTTATGCTCCAGTCTGTGCAAGCTTCTCCTGGGAAGAAATGAGGATCACAACTATATCTTAAAAAAAGGTTCAGTGAATGTTGTCAGTTGGAGAGGACAGGATGTAGGACTAGCCAAGCTAATGAAGTCACAAAATTATAGCAACAAAAGAACATTTTGAATGTTATTTTCACATTACATTGCATGACCATATTTCTATAAGGTTCTAAAGGAAGATGAACTAAAAACATCTGTGGCCTTTATAATAATCAAACTCATCTCTAACTATTCTCCAGTAAAAAGTTGCATAGAGACTAAAATACTATGCACATACATTGGGTAAAAAGTCGCATAGagactagtgatttaaaaaggcactcgggggctcgcctaggcgctcgggcgaggcgaggcgaggcccgagcgcctcgcttcacttccaggcggcacgcttcaaagaggcaccgcctgggcgctcggccgagcccaggcgctgggcgcttcgagcaagcgcctgggttaaaccaggcaaccgaaccaggattttaggtctggttcggtctccggtggttagttggttcaatcgaaccaactaaaaccaatATAAgttgtcgctgcccaaccctaaccctgctcgttcccGCTGCCGCTCTtgctcccgttgctcgccgctgtcgctgctcgctgccgctgtcgtcgctcccgctgctgctgctcccgctgctgctgccgctgctcgtcgctcccacTCCCTCTtcgtccttacactcccgctgccgcttcctcttttctcagtcagcacccccttacactcctcttccttcttctccttcagtatactattaacaatatataGTATACCGCTAACAGTATATtaataatagtatttatatttattagattaataatatattttgattttaatactattaatttttatttatttgaaattattatatttaaataattatatttaaaattttaaataattatatttattaattatattatatatttttatattttagcgcctcgcttcactcgggcaagcgcctagcgcctcgggcgttttttagaccttggcgccttttggcgcctagcgctttttaaatcactgatagaGACTAAAATGTATTACTGTCAACCAAGGTTTGGAAAACATTGGGTGTATAATAATACACCCAGTATTCACTGGTCTGACAGTCTAGCGATACATGAACCTAGGTAAACAAGATGGTACGCCCAGTAGAGGGCCTGTACCATCTGGTTCAGGGCCTATATCATCCGATAGAAACAtgtagatttttttttcaaaactcgATTTTTTGTAGCAGCATACTGACACTCACACATAGTACAGACCTATATGGTGTCGGTTGGAGCCCTGACCGATCCATGCACATATATTACGTAAAAAGTTGCATAGAGGCTAAGATAGATAAGTGAATAGTTGCTATATTAAGCAAGAACCCAAGATGGTTTCTCTTAAACAAGAACCAAATACATTTCTCCAAGTCAAATTAATATGACAAAATACAGTTTTCCTCTCATGAAAACCCATAGTAGAATATCATCACCAGTTAgataataaagatgcagcaaaaggtCTAGAAGTCAAGCAAACTTCTTAGATGAATCAAATATTATCATCACCCAAACCTTGTATAACATTTCTCCTAGTCAAATTGACAtgagatgaaaaataaaaaaaaaagttcctcCCTCAATTCTATACTGTTCAAAAATGTTGTAGCAACTACTAGCTTCTATGTTACTCATGCAAAATGCAAGTTTATGAGCTTTCAAACATCTTAACATGTAATTCCTAAACTAATTGTATTTCATGGTGAGTGATCATCCATGTATGTGTCATTTACATTATGGATCTTTCAGAATAGCATACATCTTACAACACAGATACAACTTAATCAATATCGGAATTCATGATAACAAGAGACCTCAACTTTTTTCATGAAAGTTTCATTAATTCTAAACATGTCTGTCCATGTGTGATCATTATGGAATCCTAAACACATACTTGTGTAACATTTTTTTAACATAATAGAAATAACATCCTGGATTATGGAATTACTTCATTAAAGTCAAGgataaaatcaaatcataaacatcaaTTACATACCCCAATCTCTGTTCTAATTAATCTTTCTAATTCCTGTGAAACTGACATACATACATAAGTCTGATTGCAAAAAAAAATTGCAACCATACACCATTTTACAACATTATTTTTCCTGATCTCGCTCTACCCTCAGGAACACAACCCAAATTTTTTTTCTGCTGGCTAGTCAGTCTTCCTGTTTGCTGCTTAAACTTCAAATGTCTTTCAAGTTAAGAGGTTTTACCGTGTCAATAGTTAATGTTTTAGCTAGTGCACTGTCAAAAAACATTTGTTTAGATAAACAGATCTGCTAGGAAATGAGAAACAACACCTTAACAACACCTACCGGGTTAAGCAAATATTAAAGTTTGAACcaactcataaaaaaaaaacaagaaagcaTAAAAGATAGACAACTCCTGGAGAAAGGGAACATTAAGAAAGCAAAAAGAAATTGAGAACTTACCCAACAAAACAACAATTTATGTTTCAAGTCTCCCATGAGATAATCAACCACCTTTCTGACATTATCACTGAAGgggtaaaacaaaaaaaatgaaaaccaTCAAAAGCATAAGGTAAAGCTAAATGGCACCGAAATAATGTTGTACCATTTGCTTATTAGGGACTAGAAATAGGAAAAGTTGAAGTAAaagcaaaaaataataatcacacCTTTTTCTTGAGGACCAGACACCTACATGAAATCTCTCAAAACAGAACTTCAGAAAATCATCACAGAAGGGCCTTTTGAAAACTGATACATAGTGCAAATGTAATATCAATCAGCATTTATAACTTGCACCCGTTGCCTAAAGTATAATTACTAATAATAAGTAAATCAAGAAGATACTTCACCTGATTTTCCTGCAACTCTCATATGTGCTCCATGATACTCGGTAGTGATATCAGCAAGTAATCCATTCAAATCAAGGACAAGTAGCTTTTTCCTGGAACGAAGCGATGTTTCTGCCATCAACAAGACAACATCTTTTGAGACATTACTCATCGATGAACGAGCAAACTCCTTCTCCTGACCAGTGGATGCATCAGTATGTTTATGTTTATAGTCTGCAGCATTGTTTTCGTCAGTAGCCAATTTCACCCTCTCTGATCCAATTCGAGTTCTTGATTGGATAGCCTCCACAGAGTGGTTCATTGATGGGTCATCCATGAAAACTTTATTATCCATTTGGAATGAGAAACTAGCACATTCTTCATTACATGAACCCAACTGATTATGTTGCTTCATAGGTAAATTTGGAGAGCTTAGTTTCTCTATCACACCTCTAATTGGTGATGGAGGTACACTCAACCCTTCCTTCATGCCAGCAGGAAGCAATTGCAAGCTTCCTTCTTCAGCAGCGGTATAGCACTGCTGACCCTCGCCAGGGTAATCCAACAAATTTCCAGTATTCTGTGCTATTTCTTTGCTAGCTGCTTCTGCATTTATGTCACATTTCACCTCCATATTTCTCTTTTTACATTCATCTGATGCAGATATCCTACTAGAACCATTAGCATTGACAGATGCAGCAAACGGATGAGAGGTGCAAGGTCCAGCTGTGCAGACTTGTTTATCTGATGCACAGCTTGtgcttctttcttttttcctacCCTTCCTACCGTGGATAGAACTGGTGCCTTCTTTCTTTAATAAGTTTAAGGATACATCGACTGTGGTTTTATTTCGTGAAGCTTGATTAGCACACACATTAGAATCAGTATCTTCCACATCAATGTTGGACATCACATTGTTCTTGATGGTGTCAACATTCTGGGAGTTGTCAGGTTTCCTTTTCTTCCTCCTacgtcttcttctccttcctgctTTGTGCATAAAATCTGTTTGCGGGATCACCTCCTCCATTTTAGAATCAGCAAAGGCATCAGTCATAGCATCAGTTTctttctccatcaatgctgcttgATTGCTCGGATGAGACACTTCATCACCCTTGGGAACCGAGACCATTTCAGAAGTCCCAGATAAAGAAGTAGCAGAATTGGTGTTCGAGAATTTATTTTTTagtctttttttgttcttcctaCAACGCTTCGTGCTGGTGCCTTCCAATATGATAAAGTTGGAACTGTCCTCTGGTACTGTGACACTCATTTCAGCAGTATCTATCAAATAAGAATTATCAGCAAAGTCTTATTTCCCTTGAGTCTTTTGGGTAACTTCAGAGATAAAAGAGCTATCTTCACACTTGCGGTCAACTGCTCCTTTTCATTTGTCCACACAGTCTTGTGTTTAAAAGGCTTTTCAACTAACTGGCAA
The DNA window shown above is from Musa acuminata AAA Group cultivar baxijiao chromosome BXJ2-4, Cavendish_Baxijiao_AAA, whole genome shotgun sequence and carries:
- the LOC135581517 gene encoding uncharacterized protein LOC135581517 — encoded protein: MRKRKYTNSDTAEMSVTVPEDSSNFIILEGTSTKRCRKNKKRLKNKFSNTNSATSLSGTSEMVSVPKGDEVSHPSNQAALMEKETDAMTDAFADSKMEEVIPQTDFMHKAGRRRRRRRKKRKPDNSQNVDTIKNNVMSNIDVEDTDSNVCANQASRNKTTVDVSLNLLKKEGTSSIHGRKGRKKERSTSCASDKQVCTAGPCTSHPFAASVNANGSSRISASDECKKRNMEVKCDINAEAASKEIAQNTGNLLDYPGEGQQCYTAAEEGSLQLLPAGMKEGLSVPPSPIRGVIEKLSSPNLPMKQHNQLGSCNEECASFSFQMDNKVFMDDPSMNHSVEAIQSRTRIGSERVKLATDENNAADYKHKHTDASTGQEKEFARSSMSNVSKDVVLLMAETSLRSRKKLLVLDLNGLLADITTEYHGAHMRVAGKSVFKRPFCDDFLKFCFERFHVGVWSSRKSDNVRKVVDYLMGDLKHKLLFCWDQSKCTDTGYRTIENMHKPLVLKELKKLWNKEDHDLPWEKGEYSPSNTLLVDDSPYKAICNPPHTAIFPYPYRFTEKKDNSLGPGGNLRVYLEGLAVCHDVQLYVQDHPFGQKAIADSNPSWKFYLRIIDRIQQSSSLTS